From the candidate division WOR-3 bacterium genome, the window TCCAGATAAACCAAGATTAAATCTAACATTTTCATTTTTGTAATTTATGCTATCCCTTATTCCAGTTTGAGAACTAATCAAATAGGGAATAAAATCATTTCTTTTTTCTTTTGAATAAATTCTTTCAGGAATTATAATCTTTGCTCCCTGCCCAAAAAAGGAAGGGATATTTTTTGAAAGCAAGGGGAAGGAGTAAAATGTAAAAGTTTCTCTTGGTCTTATTCTTAAAAGTAAAAGGTTCCATTCCTGTTTTTCTTTACTTTCAAATCTTAAAGAGGAAAAAGGAATTTTGAATTCACAAGACCAGAAAGAATCTGATATAGAGGATTTAACTTCAAAATATGTATCAAAAGACCAGTCTTCTATGTTTTGTGGAGGAGCTCCTTTTAAACCATCAAATTGAACACCTAAAGGATTTGTTCCAAAAATATAACCTTCTTTTTCTTTTCCGTAAGTATCAAGAAAAATAACAACCATATCATCCATTGCAAATTCATCCCTCTTTGTTAGAGTTTTCCTTATAGTTTTCATATCATCATAGCATTTAAAGGCAAAATATATATTCTCATTATCATAACCGATAAATACTTCAGTTTTGAAAGGAGGAATTTTACCTTCTTCTGGTTGAGTTTCAATGAATTCAGTGATTGGGGTTAAAGATGACCATTCATCCTTTGATAGAATCCCATCAATTACAATTTTCCCTTCCTCAAATTTTTGAATGGTTAAAAGATAAGAGAATAAGAAAATCAATTTAATCATTTAATTCCTCCTTTTTATTTTTATTCAATTTTTTTATTGAATGTATCTTTTTCAACATATCCTCCCCAACAGAATTTTTTACAATAAAGAAATTTAAAAGGTTTGTGTGTGGAAGGAGGACAAACATATTCATTACAATATTTTATTTTACAAGGTATCTGTTTTTTTAAATTTTGAAATTCTTCACCTTTATTTATTACCTTCATTTTGTTCCTCCTTTTTAATTTTTATAATTATATCGAAAAATTGATTAAGAGTTTCAAATTGCGAGGGCGATGTAATTATAAATGTCTTATCTTTAAACTTTCCCATGGTCTCTAAAAACTTTTCCTTTCCATTTTCGTCAACATTAGTAAAGGGTTCATCAAAAAGATATATATCACTTTTTTTAAGAAAACATCTTATTATATCAATTTTCTTTCTTTCCCCTGCTGAAAGCAAATTTACATTTTTTGTTTTTAAATGATTCAAATTAAAAATATCAAGATAATAGTCTATTTCCTCTTTTTTACATCCCGAAATAATTTCTAAATTCTCATATATATTCCCGTCTATTAAAAGTGGAGGGGCAAAGGAAATTGAAATATTTTTTGAAAATAAACTTATTTCACCATTAAAAGGATAAAGACCACAAAGGGTATAAAGTAGTGTTGTTTTTCCACTCCCATTTTCTCCTAAAATTAAAACCCTTTTACCTTCAGGAATTTCAAAATCTGGATATTTAATTTTTTTATCAAGAAGACTAACTTCAACATTTTTAAATACAATCTTTTTATTATTTGAAAAATTAAATGAAACTTTATAAGGGGATGGAGAAAGCTCTTCCATTCTTTCTATTTCTCCAGTGCATTCCCTGATGTTTATTATTGAATTATACAGGTTTTCAACAGCAGAAATCAACTGCCATAATATTGTGCTAAAACCTAAATAACCACCTATTGTTAACCTACCATTTAAAATTTCATAACCTGCAAAAATCAGTAACCCAATCTGCATAATCATCTGGAGAAATGCTTGAATATTGTTTATAGAAGCTGTAAAGAATGTTACTTTTGTTAAAAATTGAAGAAATTCTTTTAATTTCAATTTAAATTTTTTCTCTGCATGGTTAATTATTTCAAAAATTTTTATCAACTTATAATTTTCAATTAAATTATTTAAAAAACCCTGAAGTAAAGCACTTTTTTCATCCCTTTCTTTAATAAAAATTTTATATTTTCCTCCGAAAAAGTAATTTAAAAAAGTATTTATTAAAAAAAATGGGATAATGAAAATGCATAACTGGGGAGCAATTAAGAAACCAATAGAAAAACCAAGTATACTCCAGAAAAGATTTAAAACAATACCAGAGGTTGTTGTTAATAAACTTGTTATTATTGAATCGGGCTCATCATGAATTCTTGATAAAAAATACCCTGAAGGACGTTTTGAAATAAATTCATAATCGAGGGAATAGAAATTTTTAAGTAAATTTACCCTTAGTTTTATTTCGACCCTGTTTCTTAAATATCTTAAAGTTATAGTTGAAAAGAAACCCAAAAGTATTGATATCATCCAGGAAAAAAGTGTCAAAAAACCAAAACGAAAAAGAAAGTTAAAATCTTTATTTATTACACCCTTATCCACAATTTCTTTCACTAAAAACGAAGTAATTGTAGCGAAAAATACACTTAAAAGGGTAAATAAAACAAAAACTGAAAATCTAAAGCTGTTGTTTTTCCATACTAAATTTTTGAAAGTTGAGAAAAATTTTTTAATTTCTCTCATTTAAATTTAAATTCGTAGATTTTCTTTAAATAATCTTTAAGTGAATACTTCCAGAATGAGCATTTAATAATTCCCTTTAACCTTCTCAAAGGACAGGAACCATTACATAGTGGTAAAAACTTACAATAAACACAAAAATCTGGTAATTTAAATTTAAGATTACTCAATTTTTTATTAATTTTTTTATCAAAAATATTACCACAGCTTTCCTTTTCTCCAACAAGTTCAAGGCATTCTTTTAATCTTCCATCAGCATCAATTATAAAACTGTTTTCTGATACAAAACCACATCCACCTGCATGAGGTTGTGGATAAAGTTCAAAATTATTAAAACCTATCTCAAAAATTAAAGGAATTATATTTTCTGTAAGTATTTTCCCAAATTCTTTTTCATCAAAGTAAATATTTCTTTTATCAAGATTTTCTTCAAATTCACCCAGGATGGGAGAGAAATAGAAACTAATATTTTTGTCTTCATCAAATTTTTTCAAATCATTTAAAAGATTCTTAATACTAAAAATGTTTTCCTTATCAACCTGAATTCTTATTGAAATTTTTAAATCTTTAAATTCTTTGATTTTTTCTAAATTATTCATTAAAATTTCATAACTGTTATTTCTTCTTTTATTATGAAAATTTCTATCACCATCAAAGGTTATTTGGACAAATTTTAAATTGCAAATTTCGCAGAGTGCTTTTGCAGTGTCATAATTTAAATAATAACCATTTGTAATGATTGAAGAAGAGAAATTTAATTTTTTTTCTTTGGATATATTTTTTATGACTTCTCCAAACTTTAATACCATGTCAAGTTTTACCAATGGTTCCCCTCCAAAGAATAACACACTTATATTTTCTAGCTCATTTTTGCTATCTATAATTTCCTTTATAAATTCAATAGATTTTTTAAAAATTGATTCCTCCATATCATATTTTTTACTTCTTTCAAAACAGTAAGAACAATTGAAGTTACAGAGCTGGGTTGGAACAAAAGTGATGCCTAAATATTTTTTATTTACATTTTCAATTTCATCGAAATTCTTTAAAAAAATTTCCCTATCATTTCCTTTAACAATAAATCCATTTGAAGTAAACTCTTCTAACATTTTTTCGTTTTTATCCCATAAATTTTCATTTTTATAAAATTCAATATATTCCTTTTCATCAAGAAGAACAAAACCTTTTGACAGAATATTGTAAAGTAGAATTCCTTTATCAACTTCTATTTCTATATTATAATAGCTTTTTTTCCACTCAAACTCACTCTTTTTATTCATCTTTTTTATTATTTTTTTTTATTATGGATTAATATGAAAGGGGGGGAGTACCCCCCTTGTCTTATTTGGGTTTTTCACGCATCACCCCTATAACCCCAGAAACAGAACTTTCCACAATACAAAATGGGACACTCATTTTGGAGTGGGACACTTGTTTTTCCTTGGTTTACTATTTTCATGTTTCCCTCCTTTTTATTTTTAATCCCTGAGTCGGGCTTTAACCAATTTCTCAGGGTCTTATTATATATATAACAATTTAAAAAGCCTTTTCGGTTTTTTTTTTTTTTTTTGCAGTTTTGGAATTATCTTTCAATTATCAGGGCAAACTTGTTTTTATGAAGTTCTTTTATCTTTATTGATAAAGGATTTTCATATAAATAAATTCTCTTTTTCTTTAAATTTGTAATCGGATCTTTTAAAGAAGTTAACCTTGAAAAAACTATTACCTTCCCCTTTTTAATCTCTTTGTCTGTTAATACAATCTTTAAATTACACATAGAATTGCATTTCATTAAAATACCTTCTTTTTTATTCTTAAACTCAATATTTACATCTTCACAGGGACATAAAAATCTTAAAAATTTACTTAAAATCTTGCAAAAATCCTTATTTTTAATAAGCCTGTAAAACTTATAATAACCTTTATTTTTTAACCTCCAATTTTTATAATAGTCTATATTTTTCTTTCTCCAATTAATAAAATAATCAGGATTTTCCTTTCTCCATTTACTTTGAAGCTCTTTCACCCTTTCTTCATTCTCAATCAACCATTTCCTTCTTAATTCTTTCCTGCTCCTTTTATCAGGATTAATTTTACTCTTTATCTCAGAAAAAATATCCTTAACCTTTTCGTAAGAAATATTTAATTTTTTTGAAATTTCTTTTAAATTAAACCCTTGCCTTATTAAACTTATAATCCATAATTCTTCATCCTTTAATCTATATAAAATCCTTTTAAAGTATTCTAAAAATTCTTCACTTTTTACCTCATTTAGCACCTCAAATTCCTCATCCTCTCTTAAAATTAATTTTGTTTCCTTTTTTAAATAATTTAAAAAATGATTTTCTAAGGACTTAAAAAATAATTTTCAAACTCTCTTTCATCCCCTTTAAATTTTTCCTTACATTTTTTAAAACATATAAATGCTTCAGATAAAAGATCCTCCTTATGATGGAAAAAATTATATTTTTTACAAAAATTTAAAATTTTAATATTGATTTCTTTTAAATATTCTTCAAAATTCATATTACCTCCAAAAAATAAACATAGATTTTCCCCTAACTTTTTCAAGTTTTAAAAGCGCATCACACTTTTCCTTTCCTGATTTTTCATTCAAAACTTTCGGAACATTCATTATTTTCATACTGAAATTATATTAATATATATCAAATGAACCAATAATTGCATTTATTCCAAATTAGTCCCATTGTTATGATTAAAACTTTCTTAGGGTCTTTTCGTTATAATCAAAATTTCTTATTTTTTGACCCTCAATAAATCTTTATTTTAAAATTAAAATATGACAACAGAAACAGTAAATATCCTTGCGCTTATTTTAGGAGTCCTTGCTTTGATTCAACCCCTCATCCTCTCCTATTTTACAAATAAACTCATACAAAAGGAAGATGAAAGAGCAAAGAAGATGATTGAAGCAACGCAAAGAATGATTGAAGCAACACAAAAAATGATTGAAGAAAGTAAAAAAGATACAGAAAAAATACTTGAAAGAACACAAAAGATGATTGATGAAGGGAATAAGAGACTTGAAAAATTTATAATGGAAACTCAAAGAATGATTGATGAAGGAAATAAGAGACTTGAAATACTTCTATCAGAAGTTATTAAAAGAGTTTAATTAAAATACATAACACAATTTAAAATTCTTCTATCAGTCTTATCCCTTCTATAAGAGGGCAGAAAATTTTCTTCAAAGGTGCAAAGACTTGAAAGATGTATATTTTTAACTCCCATTTTTAAAAGCTCATATACAGTTTTTCCTCTTAAATCATAAAAAAATTTATTATTCCTTTTAAATAAAAATTGGTTGTCAAAATCTTTAAACTCAATTCCAACTTCATAACAGTTTGAACATATTGAAGGTCCAAGATAAGCATAAAGATTTTTAGGGTTAAATCCATATTTTAAAAATTCTCTTATTCCCTTTTTTATTATCCCCTTAAAAAGTGAGCGCCATCCTACATGAAAAATTCCGTAAAAAAAGGGATTTTCCGTTAATACAACAAGAGGAATACAATCAGCAGTCTTTACACATAAAATTTTACCAGTCCTTGTTATAAGTCCATCACCCTCTTTATCCTCTTCCTCATAATCCTCGGCAAAAATCACTTTATCACCATGAACCTGATTTAAAGAAATATACTCAAATTCAGGTTTTTCATCAATTAATAAAATAATAAGATTATCCCCTATTTTCTTTTTGATTTTCACTTAAAATTTTCCTCCTTTTCTGAAATGTAACCCATTCATCAAGAATTTTAATTGCCTCTTTTTTATCCATAAAAATTTATTTTAAGTAAAAGTTAAAAATTTTTTAAAATTTTTATTTTCTTTGAAAAAAATAAATTTTTAGGTTATAATTTAGTATTTAGTGTAGTTGGAGGTATAAGTATGAATAAAATTTTGTATAAAAAAAATGAATACATATTCAGGGAAGGAGATGAATCGGATCATATATATATCATAGATTCAGGTAAAGTTAAGATTTTTAAAGTTAAACAACACAAAGAAAAAATTTTAGCAGTATTAGGTCCCGGTGAGTTATTTGGAGAAATTGGAGTTTTATCAAAATCAAAAAGAAGTGCTAATGCTTTTACACTTGAAGACACTGTTTTAGAAATAATTAAGGAAGAGGAAATTTCTGATATTTTGGAAAAAAATCTTACTTTAAATTTAATAATTCAAACCCTAATAAAGAGAATTAAAAATTTAGATGGAAAAATAAACCTTATTTCTTTTCTTCATGAAGAATTTAGATTATGTTTTTACTTTGGTGTTAAATATATGGAAGATAAGAAAACAGTTTTTGATATTGATGAAATTGCATATTTCACAGATATTGAAGAAGAAAAAATATCTTACTTCTTAGATAATTTGGAACAAAAAGGCATTGTTAATAGAAGAGAAGATAAATATGTAATAATTAGAAAACCAGAATTAATTTTTGAACACACGAAGTATTTATTTTTAGAAGAAAAATTCAGAAGGAAAGAGAAATTAAAAGAAAAATTTTACCCTTTACTCTAAAAGGGAAGAACCATCCATATCAGAAGGGATTTCAAGATTTAAAAAATTAAGAACCGTAGGTAATATATCGGTTATTTTTGCGTAGCTTTTCTCTTTTAAACTAATCTTTCTTCCCTTTTGAGAAATTATCAGTATCCCCTTAGTGTCATGGTCACCTGTTTTTTCTGTCATAGACTCACCAAAAAATTTTAAATCAGGAAAAGGAACCCAGGAGGAAACGTATGAAAAATCATCAAGGGAATAAACAATATCGGGCATTAAATTTAAATTTTCACCTTTAAAAATTTCTTCCCTTTCAAAGATTTTTATGTTAACATTGAATTCTCTTGAAAGATCAATTAGAGATTTTTTTATATCTTCTATAATTTTTTCCCTTTCCTTTTTTTCTACAAAACCAAAAGGGAATCTATCTTTCTGATTTATGTATATAAATCCATAATAACCGAATCCAAAAGCATAGGTTTTTTCAAAATCAATATCAGAATAGGAAAAACCAAGCTTTGAGGCAGTTTTACCGAAACTTTCTTTATTTTTTCTCAAAATCCCCTCAAGACCCAATTTATAAATGATCTTTGATAGTTTTAAAGGTGAAAATCCACTTTTATAGGAAATCATTTTTAATAAGTTTTTGTAATTCTTTTTTAATTTCAAAAAACCCTCTTTTAAAAGAAAAGAATTTATATAAAAGTGTCCTTTTAGATCTTGGAATCCATGGTCTGACATTAAAATAATTAAAGTTCCCTCAGGTAAATTTGAAACAATTTTATCTATTTCTTCATCAATTTTTTCATAGACAGATTCTACTTTTTCTTTATCATACCATAACCAGTGTTGGGCATGATCACAAGTCATGAAAACTCCCATAAATAAATCAAAATATTTATTTTTAACTAAATACTCCATAACATCTCCGTGAATCTCTGTAAGTTCTATTAAATCTTTGAAGAATATTTCGGGATTTTTCCTTGAAAATTTAACTTTTTCTCCTATCCTGTAATTGGGAAATTTCTTCAAAAGTTCATTTTTAAACTCACTTGGATATGTAAAATCAGAGTTCAAGGAAGGTGTTAAAAAACCAGATACAAATATACCATTTATTTTTTCAGGCGGATATGTGAAAGGAACAAAATAAATAATGGATTTTAAATTATTAAAGGATAAAATGTTCCATAATTTTTTTTGTTTTCTCAATTTAAAAGAGGACAACCTGTATTCAAGCTTATCATCCAATTCAAAGAAATCAAGTATTCCATGCTTACCAGGATTTTTACCTGTCATAAAGGAAGACCAGGCTGAGGGTGTAAGTGGCGGAATAGTCGTTTCAAGTTCGTATTTTTTTCCTTCTTTTATGAGATTTGAAATAGCCTTTAATTTTCCTTTTTTACATAAAGGGTCAATTATTTTAAAAGTTGCACCATCTATTCCAATTACACAAACCTTATTCATAAAAGTTATTTTAAATTAATTCGTTTTTATTTTGAAAGTAGAGAATAAATTCCTATAAAATTATAAACCATGAAAGAAGAAGAAAAACTATTTAATGAGGCAAAAAAATTATATAATGAAGGAAAATTCTGGGAGGCTTTGAAAATTATGAAAGACCTTGCACAAAAAAGAGAAAATTATGCTGATTTTCAGCATTTTCTTGGTGTCATATACTATTCTCTTTCAATGCTGGATGAAGCAATTTCCCAGTTTGAAAAGGCAATTGAGATAAATCCAAATTATATTGAGGCACACCTTAATTTATCAATAGCACTTAATGATAAGGGGGATTATATAAGAGCAAAGGAACATTACGAAAAAGCTGTAAAACTGGAAAAGGAAGGAGGAAGAATACCAGTAAGTCTCAGAAACAACCTTGCAAATACCTATATGAAACTGGGAGACACCTTTTATGAAATAGGAGAATACGAAAGAGCAAAAGAGGAGTATGAAAAGGCAATTGAAATAGCACCTTATTTCCTTGATATAAGAACAAAGCATGCAAAAACTCTTATGCAATTGAATGAAATTGAAAAAGCTATCTATTCCCTTGAGGAGATCCTTTTGTTAAATCCTAAATATGAAGAAGCAAAGGTAATACTTGGGATATGTTATTATAAAAAGGGAGAAAAAAATAAAGCAAAGGAAATTTTACAGGAAGTTTTAAAAATTAACCCTGAAAATTCAAAGGCAAAAGCCTATATTAGTATGCTCAAAAATGAATAGCGAAAAACTAAAAGAAACACTTAATCTTCCAAATACAAAATTTCCAATGAAGGCCTCTCTTAAAGAGAGAGAGCCTCTCATGCTTAAATTCTGGGAGGAAAAGAGGATATATTTCCGGGTTCTTGATGAAGATAGACCCTTATTCATCCTTCATGATGGACCACCTTATTCCAACGGTCACATACATATAGGAACAGCAATGAATAAAATTCTTAAAGATTTTATAGTTAAAAGCAAAATGATAATGGGATACAAAACTCCCTATATTCCTGGATGGGATAATCACGGAATGCCGATTGAAAATGAAGTAATAAAGGAAGATAGTGAAATAAGAGAAATCCTCTCAAAAGATCCATTTGCACTTAAAAAGGAGGAAGTTAGAAAAACCTTAAGAAAAAAATGTGAGAATTTTGCAAGGAAATGGATGAATATACAGAAAGAGGAATTTAAAAGGCTTTTATGTATTGGAGACTGGGAGAATCCTTATTTTACAATGCATCCTGAATATGAGGCTGAAGAACTTAAAATACTGGCTCAACTTGCAAAGTTAGGGTATATAGAAAAAGGATTTATGCCACTCCACTTTTGTGCTCATTGTAAAACTGTCCTTGCAATGGCTGAAATTGAATATAAAAATAAAACATCTCCATCAATTTACTTTTTAATGGAACCATTAAACATTAAAGAGTTTCCAGAAAAAACTTATATTCTTGTATGGACAACAACTCCCTGGACAATAATTTCAAATGTTGCCCTTGCCTTTAACCCTTATTTCCATTATGGTGTAATTGAAACAGAAAAAGGGAGGTTCCTTTTTGCCCTTGAAACCCTTGATAGGTTAAAAGAAGAACTTCAATTCGAAAAATTTAATGTTTTAAAAGAATTTAAAGGAGAAGAACTTGAATTTAAAAAGTTTTTACATCCCTTTTATAATAGAGAATCTATTGGAATCCTTGCAGAATTTGTTGAGAAAGAAACAGGTTCAGGAATAGTCCATATTGCTCCTGGACACGGAAAAGAAGATTTTGAAGTAGGAAGCAAATATAACTTACCTATATTATCCCCAATTGATGATGCAGGAAAATTTACAAAAGAAGCAGAAGGATTTGAAGGAATGGATACAGATTCTGCATCACAAAAAGTAATAGAAATTCTTGAAAAAAATAATAAATTATTAAAGAAAGGAGAAATTATTCATTCCTATCCTCACTGCTGGAGATGTAAAAATCCTTTAATTTTCAGAGCAACAGAACAATGGTTCTTAAGGGTTGACCACAAAAATTTAAGAAA encodes:
- a CDS encoding carbohydrate binding family 9 domain-containing protein, encoding MIKLIFLFSYLLTIQKFEEGKIVIDGILSKDEWSSLTPITEFIETQPEEGKIPPFKTEVFIGYDNENIYFAFKCYDDMKTIRKTLTKRDEFAMDDMVVIFLDTYGKEKEGYIFGTNPLGVQFDGLKGAPPQNIEDWSFDTYFEVKSSISDSFWSCEFKIPFSSLRFESKEKQEWNLLLLRIRPRETFTFYSFPLLSKNIPSFFGQGAKIIIPERIYSKEKRNDFIPYLISSQTGIRDSINYKNENVRFNLGLSG
- a CDS encoding ABC transporter ATP-binding protein, translating into MREIKKFFSTFKNLVWKNNSFRFSVFVLFTLLSVFFATITSFLVKEIVDKGVINKDFNFLFRFGFLTLFSWMISILLGFFSTITLRYLRNRVEIKLRVNLLKNFYSLDYEFISKRPSGYFLSRIHDEPDSIITSLLTTTSGIVLNLFWSILGFSIGFLIAPQLCIFIIPFFLINTFLNYFFGGKYKIFIKERDEKSALLQGFLNNLIENYKLIKIFEIINHAEKKFKLKLKEFLQFLTKVTFFTASINNIQAFLQMIMQIGLLIFAGYEILNGRLTIGGYLGFSTILWQLISAVENLYNSIINIRECTGEIERMEELSPSPYKVSFNFSNNKKIVFKNVEVSLLDKKIKYPDFEIPEGKRVLILGENGSGKTTLLYTLCGLYPFNGEISLFSKNISISFAPPLLIDGNIYENLEIISGCKKEEIDYYLDIFNLNHLKTKNVNLLSAGERKKIDIIRCFLKKSDIYLFDEPFTNVDENGKEKFLETMGKFKDKTFIITSPSQFETLNQFFDIIIKIKKEEQNEGNK
- a CDS encoding radical SAM protein, which gives rise to MNKKSEFEWKKSYYNIEIEVDKGILLYNILSKGFVLLDEKEYIEFYKNENLWDKNEKMLEEFTSNGFIVKGNDREIFLKNFDEIENVNKKYLGITFVPTQLCNFNCSYCFERSKKYDMEESIFKKSIEFIKEIIDSKNELENISVLFFGGEPLVKLDMVLKFGEVIKNISKEKKLNFSSSIITNGYYLNYDTAKALCEICNLKFVQITFDGDRNFHNKRRNNSYEILMNNLEKIKEFKDLKISIRIQVDKENIFSIKNLLNDLKKFDEDKNISFYFSPILGEFEENLDKRNIYFDEKEFGKILTENIIPLIFEIGFNNFELYPQPHAGGCGFVSENSFIIDADGRLKECLELVGEKESCGNIFDKKINKKLSNLKFKLPDFCVYCKFLPLCNGSCPLRRLKGIIKCSFWKYSLKDYLKKIYEFKFK
- a CDS encoding polyphenol oxidase family protein; translated protein: MKIKKKIGDNLIILLIDEKPEFEYISLNQVHGDKVIFAEDYEEEDKEGDGLITRTGKILCVKTADCIPLVVLTENPFFYGIFHVGWRSLFKGIIKKGIREFLKYGFNPKNLYAYLGPSICSNCYEVGIEFKDFDNQFLFKRNNKFFYDLRGKTVYELLKMGVKNIHLSSLCTFEENFLPSYRRDKTDRRILNCVMYFN
- a CDS encoding cyclic nucleotide-binding domain-containing protein encodes the protein MNKILYKKNEYIFREGDESDHIYIIDSGKVKIFKVKQHKEKILAVLGPGELFGEIGVLSKSKRSANAFTLEDTVLEIIKEEEISDILEKNLTLNLIIQTLIKRIKNLDGKINLISFLHEEFRLCFYFGVKYMEDKKTVFDIDEIAYFTDIEEEKISYFLDNLEQKGIVNRREDKYVIIRKPELIFEHTKYLFLEEKFRRKEKLKEKFYPLL
- a CDS encoding alkaline phosphatase family protein; protein product: MNKVCVIGIDGATFKIIDPLCKKGKLKAISNLIKEGKKYELETTIPPLTPSAWSSFMTGKNPGKHGILDFFELDDKLEYRLSSFKLRKQKKLWNILSFNNLKSIIYFVPFTYPPEKINGIFVSGFLTPSLNSDFTYPSEFKNELLKKFPNYRIGEKVKFSRKNPEIFFKDLIELTEIHGDVMEYLVKNKYFDLFMGVFMTCDHAQHWLWYDKEKVESVYEKIDEEIDKIVSNLPEGTLIILMSDHGFQDLKGHFYINSFLLKEGFLKLKKNYKNLLKMISYKSGFSPLKLSKIIYKLGLEGILRKNKESFGKTASKLGFSYSDIDFEKTYAFGFGYYGFIYINQKDRFPFGFVEKKEREKIIEDIKKSLIDLSREFNVNIKIFEREEIFKGENLNLMPDIVYSLDDFSYVSSWVPFPDLKFFGESMTEKTGDHDTKGILIISQKGRKISLKEKSYAKITDILPTVLNFLNLEIPSDMDGSSLLE
- a CDS encoding tetratricopeptide repeat protein, with translation MKEEEKLFNEAKKLYNEGKFWEALKIMKDLAQKRENYADFQHFLGVIYYSLSMLDEAISQFEKAIEINPNYIEAHLNLSIALNDKGDYIRAKEHYEKAVKLEKEGGRIPVSLRNNLANTYMKLGDTFYEIGEYERAKEEYEKAIEIAPYFLDIRTKHAKTLMQLNEIEKAIYSLEEILLLNPKYEEAKVILGICYYKKGEKNKAKEILQEVLKINPENSKAKAYISMLKNE